Part of the Ornithinimicrobium flavum genome, GCGCAGCTCGGCGTAGGTCCGGGCGAACCCGTCCCGCAGGGGGCTGGTGCGGGGGTCGACGACCTGTGCCGCGGAGAGGTTGAGACCCAGGGCCGCCGCCCGCTCCCGCACCTGGGCCTCGTCCCCGAGGAGGGTGAGGCGGGCCACCCGGCGGGAGAGCAGGGTGTCGGCGGCCCGGAGGATGCGGTCCTCGCCGCCCTCGGGGAGCACGATGTGGGCGTCGGCGGCACGCGCCCGCCCGACGAGCTGGTGCTCGAACATCAGCGGCGTCACGACCCGGTGACCGCCCGCCACGACCGGCCCACCCACGGGGTCCGCCTCGCCCAGCAGCGCGTCGACCTCGAGGTGCTGGTGGACCAGCGCGCGGGCGTGCTCGATCTTGCGACCCGAGCGGACCGTGATCCGCCCCGTCACCTCGTGCAGCGTCATGGCGGTCGTCATGGTGCCCGTGCCGCAGGAGATGACCGGCAGCTCGACGCCTAGGCCCTCGATCAGCCGGGCGATCTGCTCCGAGGGCCGGAAACCCCCGTTGAGCACGATGCCGGACAGTGCCGGGAAGGTGGAGGAGCGGTGCGCCAAGATCGAGGCCAGGAGCACCTCCTCCCGGTCGCCGGGGCAGATGAGGACGTTGCCCTCGCGCAACCGGTCGAGCACGTGGGGCATGGTCATCGCCGCCACGACCAGCCCGGTGCTCTCCCGGTCCAGCAGCGCCTCGTCGCCAGCGATCAGCTCCCCGTCGACCGAGGCCAGCAGGTCGCGCACCGAGGGGGCGGCCAGCAACGGGTCGTGGGGGGCGGTGAAGACCATCGGCACGGGCATGTCGTCGGCCGTGCCGTCGGCGTCGTCGCTCAGCCGGGTCTCGATGTCGTCCTGCACGTCCTCCACGAGCTCGGGGGGCACGCGGTTGACCACGACCGCCGCCACCTCGGCGTGCCGCACCCTGGCCTCGTGCACCCCCACCAGCACCGCGGTGGCGGTGTCCTCCACCTGCCGCCCGGCGGCGGGGACCACGAGCACGAGCCGGGCACCCAGGTGCGCGGCGATCGCGGCGTTGGTGGCGAACTCCGCCGGCGCGGGCACCCCGGTGAAGTCGGAGCCCACGACCAGCACCGTGTCGTGCTGGGCCGCGAAGGCGTGGAAGCGCTCGACGACCGTGCTGATCGCCGCCTCCGTCCGCAGGTTGACCTCGTCGTAGGTCACCCCGACGGCTTCCTCCGGCGCGGCGGGGGAGGTCGACAACGGGTGGAGCAGCTCGACGATGGGGTCGGGGCCGCGGTCCTGGACGATCGGGCGGAAGACACCGACCCGGCCGCCGCGGGCGCACAGCTCGGCCAGCAGGCCCACGGCGACGGCGGACTTGCCCGAGACGGACTCGGCGGACGCGACATACAGGGTGCGGGTCACGGGCCCCACGATATCGACGTCGTAGATTGCCCCCATGACCCCAGTCCCCCCTGTCCCCAGCCCCGCCCCGCACCAGGAGGTGCGGGTGTGGGTCGACGGCGAGCTGCTCGGTGAGCGGGCCACGGTGGCGGCGCTCGACCACGGCGTCACCGTCGGCGACGGGGTCTTCGAGACCTGCAAGGTGGTCGACGGCACGCCCTTCGCCCTGACCCG contains:
- the pta gene encoding phosphate acetyltransferase, encoding MTRTLYVASAESVSGKSAVAVGLLAELCARGGRVGVFRPIVQDRGPDPIVELLHPLSTSPAAPEEAVGVTYDEVNLRTEAAISTVVERFHAFAAQHDTVLVVGSDFTGVPAPAEFATNAAIAAHLGARLVLVVPAAGRQVEDTATAVLVGVHEARVRHAEVAAVVVNRVPPELVEDVQDDIETRLSDDADGTADDMPVPMVFTAPHDPLLAAPSVRDLLASVDGELIAGDEALLDRESTGLVVAAMTMPHVLDRLREGNVLICPGDREEVLLASILAHRSSTFPALSGIVLNGGFRPSEQIARLIEGLGVELPVISCGTGTMTTAMTLHEVTGRITVRSGRKIEHARALVHQHLEVDALLGEADPVGGPVVAGGHRVVTPLMFEHQLVGRARAADAHIVLPEGGEDRILRAADTLLSRRVARLTLLGDEAQVRERAAALGLNLSAAQVVDPRTSPLRDGFARTYAELRAHKGMTLEQAHDLVTDGAYFGTLMVRAGEADGMVSGSITTTAHTIRPALEVIRTSPDVSVVSSVFFMCLADRVLVYGDCAINPDPTAEQLADIAVSSARTAAQFGVDPRVAMLSYSTGGSGSGADVEKVREATAIVREREPDLLVEGPIQYDAAVDPGVARTKLKDSPVAGRATVLIFPDLNTGNNTYKAVQRSASAVAVGPVLQGLNAPVNDLSRGATVRDIINTVAITGIQAKG